In one Podarcis muralis chromosome 7, rPodMur119.hap1.1, whole genome shotgun sequence genomic region, the following are encoded:
- the ORC6 gene encoding origin recognition complex subunit 6 → MEREVIQCLASKLGVTAPGVIRKAEEYLRLSQVKCATLLAQMTATSKAVICLDLAAAFTKNPVDKAYLVKLSGMNKTAYQSCLRSFESLLGVHSSLGIRDLAVQFCCLEAVNTASKILQRYESSLPEAQKMDLDLSKSLFTTAALFTACRCLKLKVDKNKMVAASGVKKTIFDRLHGQLEKISQQMGRESVPLATEASKPQDTLLEGLGKNAANETEAEAPRKRPKIEMEAKEEYEEWKRRILESAAKSQRDSV, encoded by the exons GAAAGCTGAAGAGTATCTGCGCCTGTCTCAAGTGAAATGTGCCACCTTGCTGGCTCAGATGACTGCCACAAGCAAAGCCGTGATCTGCCTGGACTTGGCTGCTGCCTTCACAAAGAACCCCGTGGACAAA GCTTATTTAGTGAAACTTTCTGGCATGAACAAGACTGCTTACCAGAGCTGCTTGAGGTCCTTTGAGAGCCTCCTGGGTGTGCATTCCAGCCTTGGCATCCGAGATCTGGCTGTTCAGTTTTGCTGCCTGGAGGCAGTGAATACGGCCTCAAAAATACTGCAAAG GTATGAATCCAGCCTGCCAGAAGCTCAGAAGATGGATCTCGATTTGTCCAAGTCCTTATTCACCACCGCAGCATTGTTTACAGCTTGCAG GTGTTTGAAACTTAAAGTGGATAAGAACAAAATGGTAGCTGCGTCTGGGGTGAAGAAAACCATATTTGACCGTCTCCACGGCCAGCTAGAGAAGATAAGCCAGCAAATGGGCC GTGAAAGTGTTCCATTGGCCACGGAGGCCTCCAAACCTCAGGATACCTTGCTGGAAGGCCTTGGCAAGAACGCTG CAAATGAAACGGAAGCAGAGGCCCCTCGCAAGCGTCCGAAAATTGAAATGGAGGCAAAAGAAGAGTATGAAGAATGGAAGAGGAGAATTTTGGAAAGCGCAGCTAAATCACAAAGGGACAGTGTTTGA